From Mobula birostris isolate sMobBir1 chromosome 8, sMobBir1.hap1, whole genome shotgun sequence, the proteins below share one genomic window:
- the LOC140201658 gene encoding uncharacterized protein isoform X2: protein MLFTCSDCGKGFTQSSQLKIHQRVHTGERPFICSDCGKGFTLSSNLLAHQLIHTGERPFTCSDCGKGFTQSSHLQTHQRIHTGDRPFICSDCGKGFSRSSDLLAHQLIHTGERPFTCSDCGKGFTQSSHLKAHLRVHTGERPFTCSNCGKGFTHSSHLQTHQSVHTGKRPFTCSDCGKGFTRSAQLKIHQRVHTGERPFTCSACGKGFTQSSQLKIHQRVHTGERPFICSECGKGFTLSSQLKVHQRVHTGERPFTCSECGKGFTLSFQLKVHQRVHTGERPFTCSDCGRGFTHSSQLKIHQRVHTGERPFTCSDCGKGFTRSSQLKEHQRVHTGERPFTCSDCGKGFTQSSQLNVHQRVHTGERPFTCSDCGKGFTQSSHLRTHQSLHTGERPFSCSDCEKRFTRSSDLLAHQSVHSGEMPYTCSDCGKGFTQSSSLQRHLSFHTGENPFTCSDCGKGFTQLSQLKDHQRIHTGERPFTCSDCGKGFPRSSQLKVHQRIHTGERPFTCSECGKGFTQSSHLQTHQRFHTGLRLFTCSDCGKEFTLSSQLKVHQRVHTGERPFTCSDCGKGFTHSSHLKTHQRVHTGERPFICSTCGKGFTQSSHLKTHQRVHTGEGPFTY, encoded by the coding sequence atgctgttcacctgctcagattgtgggaagggatttactcagtcatctcaaTTGAAGATACATCAGCGTGTTCACACCGGTGAGagaccattcatctgctcagactgtgggaagggattcactctgtcTTCTAACCTATTGGCACACCAGttaattcacactggggagaggccattcacctgttcagattgtgggaagggattcactcagtcatcccacctacagacacaccagcgaattcacactggggataggccattcatctgctctgactgtgggaagggattcagtcggtcatctgacctattggcacaccagttaattcacacaggagagaggccattcacctgctcggattgtgggaagggattcactcagtcatcccacctaaaGGCACAcctgcgagttcacactggagagaggcctttcacctgctcaaactgtgggaagggcttcactcactcatcccacctacagacacaccagtcagttcacactgggaagagaccattcacctgctcagactgtgggaagggattcactcggtctgctcaactgaagatacatcagcgagttcacactggggagagaccgttcacctgttCTGCATGTGGAAAGGGatttactcagtcatctcaactgaagattcatcagcgagttcacacaggggagaggccattcatctgctcagaatgtgggaagggattcactctgtcatctcaactaaaggtacatcagcgagttcacactggggagaggccattcacctgctcagaatgtgggaaggggtttACTCTGTCGTTTCAACTGAAggttcatcagcgagttcacactggggagaggccattcacctgctctgactgtGGGAGAGGTTTCACtcactcatctcaactgaagatacatcagcgagttcatactggggagaggccattcacctgttcagactgtgggaaggggtttactcggtcatctcaactgaaagaacatcagcgagttcacactggggagaggccgttcacctgctcagactgtgggaaggggttcactcagtcatcccaactgaatgtacaccagcgagttcacactggggagaggccatttacttgctcagactgtgggaagggattcactcagtcatcccacctacgaACACACCAAtcacttcacactggggagagaccgttcagtTGCTCAGACTGTGAGAAGCGATTCACTCGGTCCTctgacctactggcacaccagtcagttcattcTGGGGAGATGCCAtacacctgttcagactgtgggaagggtttcactcagtcatccagcctacagagacacctgtcatttcacactggggaaaatcccttcacctgttcagactgtgggaaaggattcactcagttatctcaGCTAAAGgatcatcagcgaattcacactggggagagaccattcacctgctcagactgtgggaagggatttcctcgatcatctcaactgaaggtacatcagcgaattcacactggggagaggccgttcacctgctcagaatgtgggaaggggttcacgCAATCATCCCACCTGCAGAcacatcagcgatttcacactggcttgaggctgttcacctgctcagactgtgggaaggaattcacactctcatctcaactgaaggtacatcagcgagttcacactggggagagaccattcacctgctcagactgtggtaaAGGATTTACTCACTCATCCCACTTAAAGACACACCAACGGGtacacacaggggagaggccgttcatctgttCCACGTGtggcaagggattcactcagtcatcccacctaaagacacaccagcgagttcacactggcgagGGGCCATTCACCTACTGA